From the genome of Staphylococcus haemolyticus, one region includes:
- a CDS encoding TrmH family RNA methyltransferase has product MEQITSAQNSKIKNANKLKKKRDRDKTGQALIEGIHLIEEAYQSGIAIKQLFVIEPNRTDEALKDYAEETFEINMKVAESLSGTITPQGFFAVIEKPKYDVKQAKQVLLIDRIQDPGNLGTLIRTSDAAGIDLIVMEKGTADPYQDKVLRASQGSVFHIPVITADLKTFIAGFNGPVYGTALENAQPYKEVASQDIFALLLGNEGEGVNKALLNETSQNLTIPIYGKAESLNVAIAGSILLYHLKG; this is encoded by the coding sequence ATGGAACAAATTACGTCAGCGCAAAACAGTAAGATAAAAAATGCGAATAAATTAAAGAAAAAGCGAGATCGTGATAAAACTGGACAAGCATTGATTGAAGGTATTCATTTAATCGAAGAAGCTTACCAAAGCGGCATTGCCATTAAGCAACTATTTGTAATTGAACCAAATAGAACAGATGAAGCGCTTAAGGATTATGCTGAAGAGACATTTGAAATTAATATGAAAGTTGCAGAATCATTATCAGGTACGATAACACCTCAAGGCTTTTTTGCTGTAATTGAAAAGCCTAAATATGATGTTAAGCAAGCAAAACAAGTATTATTAATCGATCGGATTCAAGATCCGGGTAATCTAGGGACATTAATTCGTACTTCTGATGCAGCGGGAATAGATTTGATTGTAATGGAAAAAGGTACAGCCGATCCATATCAAGACAAGGTTTTACGAGCAAGTCAAGGTAGTGTATTTCATATTCCGGTTATTACCGCAGATTTGAAAACATTTATCGCAGGTTTTAATGGACCAGTTTATGGTACTGCGCTTGAGAATGCACAACCATATAAGGAGGTAGCATCTCAAGATATATTTGCCTTATTACTAGGTAATGAAGGTGAAGGTGTGAACAAAGCATTATTAAATGAAACATCACAAAATTTAACAATACCAATTTACGGCAAGGCGGAAAGCTTAAACGTAGCTATTGCTGGAAGTATTTTACTTTATCATTTGAAAGGTTGA
- a CDS encoding YceD family protein, which produces MKWSITQLRKYQGKPFEFNQTANFEHLIEPLGLIDLSEINVEGELTVKANEVIADIHLTGTYTMPCARTLVPVEVPLDVRTSEIFDLEGYDSYTDEEVEEDEHYHLATDGMINIRDIAEELVIIEKPMRAFSENSDQMLTEGNGWEVIDEDQMIELEKEKDNDNSQTQQVDPRLQKLQQLYDKE; this is translated from the coding sequence ATGAAATGGTCAATAACGCAATTAAGAAAATATCAAGGTAAGCCATTTGAATTCAATCAAACGGCAAATTTTGAACATTTAATAGAACCTTTAGGCTTGATTGATTTATCAGAAATCAATGTTGAAGGTGAATTAACCGTTAAAGCCAATGAAGTTATTGCAGATATTCATTTAACTGGAACATATACAATGCCTTGTGCTCGTACGCTTGTACCTGTAGAAGTTCCTTTAGATGTAAGAACATCTGAAATATTTGATTTGGAAGGTTATGATAGTTATACCGATGAAGAAGTAGAAGAGGATGAACACTATCATCTAGCTACTGATGGTATGATTAATATTCGAGACATTGCTGAAGAATTGGTAATCATTGAGAAACCGATGAGAGCTTTCTCTGAGAATAGCGATCAGATGCTTACAGAAGGTAATGGTTGGGAAGTTATTGACGAAGATCAAATGATCGAACTTGAAAAAGAAAAAGACAATGATAATTCCCAAACGCAACAAGTTGATCCTAGGCTTCAAAAATTACAACAATTATACGATAAAGAGTAA
- the pheS gene encoding phenylalanine--tRNA ligase subunit alpha, which translates to MTQNDSMAELKQQALVDINEAQNERELQDVKVKYLGKKGSVSGLMKNMKDLPNEEKPAYGQKVNELRQTIQKELDEKQELLKNEKLNQQLAEETIDVTLPSRQISIGSKHPLTRTVEEIEDLFLGLGYEIVDGYEVEQDYYNFEALNLPKSHPARDMQDSFYITDEILMRTHTSPVQARTMEKRNGQGPVKIICPGKVYRRDSDDATHSHQFTQIEGLVVDKNIKMSDLKGTLELVAKKLFGADREIRLRPSYFPFTEPSVEVDVSCFKCKGKGCNVCKHTGWIEILGAGMVHPNVLEMAGFDSNEYSGFAFGMGPDRIAMLKYGIEDIRYFYTNDVRFLEQFKAVEDRGEA; encoded by the coding sequence ATGACTCAAAACGATTCAATGGCAGAATTAAAACAACAAGCACTTGTTGATATTAATGAAGCTCAAAATGAACGCGAATTACAAGATGTTAAAGTTAAATACTTAGGTAAAAAAGGCTCAGTAAGTGGATTAATGAAAAATATGAAAGATTTACCTAATGAAGAAAAGCCAGCATATGGTCAAAAAGTAAATGAACTACGTCAAACAATTCAAAAAGAATTAGATGAGAAGCAAGAATTGTTAAAAAACGAAAAATTAAATCAACAATTAGCAGAAGAAACAATCGATGTAACATTGCCAAGTCGACAAATTAGTATAGGTTCTAAACATCCTTTAACACGAACAGTTGAAGAAATTGAAGATTTATTCTTAGGTCTAGGTTACGAAATTGTTGATGGCTATGAAGTAGAACAAGATTATTATAACTTTGAAGCTTTAAATTTACCTAAATCCCATCCTGCACGTGATATGCAAGATAGTTTTTATATTACTGATGAAATCTTAATGCGTACACACACATCTCCAGTACAAGCACGCACAATGGAAAAACGCAATGGACAAGGACCAGTTAAAATTATTTGTCCTGGTAAAGTTTATCGCCGTGATTCAGATGATGCGACACATAGTCACCAGTTCACACAAATTGAAGGACTAGTTGTTGATAAAAATATTAAAATGAGTGATTTAAAAGGAACATTAGAATTAGTGGCGAAAAAATTATTCGGTGCAGACCGTGAAATTCGATTACGTCCTAGTTACTTCCCGTTCACTGAACCTTCTGTAGAAGTGGACGTATCATGTTTCAAATGTAAAGGTAAAGGCTGTAACGTATGTAAACATACAGGATGGATTGAAATTTTAGGTGCGGGTATGGTACACCCGAATGTACTTGAAATGGCCGGATTCGATTCTAATGAGTATTCTGGTTTCGCATTTGGTATGGGTCCTGACCGTATCGCGATGTTGAAATATGGTATTGAAGATATTCGTTATTTCTATACAAATGATGTTCGATTCCTTGAACAATTTAAAGCTGTTGAAGATAGAGGTGAAGCATAA
- the pheT gene encoding phenylalanine--tRNA ligase subunit beta has translation MLISNEWLKDYVDAGVKVEDLAERITRTGIEVDNMIDYSKDIKNLVVGYIQSKEKHPDADKLNICQVDIGEEEPVQIVCGAPNVDAGQHVIVAKVGGRLPGGIKIKRAKLRGERSEGMICSLQEIGISSNVVPKAYENGIFVFPTEVEPGTDALTALYLNDQVMEFDLTPNRADALSMVGTAYEVAALYQTEMTKPETQSNETSESATNELSVTIDNPEKVPYYSARVVKNVSIEPSPIWVQARLIKAGIRPINNVVDISNYVLLEYGQPLHMFDQDHIGSKEIVVRQAKDEETMTTLDNNERKLVDTDIVISNGQEPIALAGVMGGDFSEVTEQTTNVVIEGAIFDPVSIRHTSRRLNLRSEASSRFEKGIATEFVDEAVDRACYLLQELASGEVLQDRVSSGDLGSFVTPIDITAEKVNKTIGFNLSNDEIQSIFRQLGFETTLKGETLTVNVPSRRKDITIKEDLIEEVARIYGYDEIPSSLPVFGEVTSGELTDRQHKTRTLKETLEGAGLNQAITYSLVSKDHAKDFALQERPTISLLMPMSEAHATLRQSLLPHLIEATAYNVARKNKDVRLYEIGRVFFGNGEGELPDEVEYLSGILTGEYVVNAWQGKKEEIDFFIAKGVVDRVAEKLNLEFSYKAGKIEGLHPGRTAIVSLEGQDIGFIGELHPQVAADNDLKRTYVFELNYDAMMQVAVGYINYEQIPKFPGVTRDIALEVNHDVPSSELKQIIHNNGEDILQSTLVFDVYEGEHLEKGKKSVAIRLNYLDTEDTLTDERVSKIHDKILEALQAQGATIR, from the coding sequence ATGTTGATTTCTAATGAATGGTTAAAAGATTACGTAGATGCAGGGGTTAAGGTTGAAGATTTAGCAGAACGTATTACCCGTACAGGTATTGAAGTAGATAACATGATTGATTATTCAAAAGATATTAAAAATCTAGTGGTCGGCTATATTCAATCAAAAGAAAAGCATCCTGATGCAGATAAATTAAATATATGCCAAGTAGACATTGGTGAGGAAGAACCTGTTCAAATCGTTTGCGGTGCACCAAATGTAGATGCTGGTCAACACGTCATTGTTGCGAAAGTTGGTGGTCGCTTACCAGGAGGCATTAAAATTAAACGTGCTAAATTACGCGGTGAGCGTTCGGAAGGTATGATTTGTTCATTACAAGAAATTGGTATTTCAAGTAATGTGGTACCTAAAGCATATGAGAATGGCATTTTTGTCTTCCCAACTGAAGTTGAGCCGGGAACGGATGCTTTAACAGCACTATATTTAAATGATCAAGTTATGGAATTTGATTTAACACCTAACCGTGCCGATGCATTAAGTATGGTAGGTACTGCATATGAAGTGGCAGCATTATATCAAACTGAAATGACAAAACCAGAAACTCAAAGTAACGAAACTTCAGAATCTGCAACTAATGAATTATCAGTAACAATCGATAATCCTGAAAAGGTCCCATATTATAGTGCGCGTGTTGTTAAAAACGTAAGCATAGAACCATCTCCAATATGGGTGCAAGCACGTTTAATAAAAGCAGGCATACGACCTATTAATAATGTTGTAGATATTTCAAACTATGTTTTATTAGAATATGGTCAACCGTTACACATGTTTGATCAAGATCATATCGGCTCTAAAGAAATTGTTGTACGACAAGCGAAAGATGAAGAGACAATGACTACATTAGACAATAATGAGCGCAAGCTAGTAGACACTGATATCGTTATTTCTAATGGTCAAGAACCTATTGCATTAGCTGGCGTAATGGGTGGCGACTTTTCAGAAGTAACTGAACAAACTACTAATGTGGTAATAGAAGGTGCAATATTTGACCCAGTATCAATTCGTCACACTTCACGTCGTTTAAACTTACGTAGTGAAGCCTCTAGTCGTTTTGAAAAAGGTATCGCAACAGAATTTGTTGACGAAGCGGTTGACAGAGCATGTTACTTATTACAAGAGTTAGCTTCTGGTGAAGTACTACAAGATAGAGTATCTTCAGGAGATTTAGGATCATTTGTGACACCAATCGATATTACAGCTGAAAAAGTAAACAAAACAATCGGTTTTAATTTGTCTAATGACGAAATTCAATCTATCTTTAGACAATTAGGCTTCGAAACAACATTAAAAGGCGAAACATTAACGGTCAATGTGCCTTCACGTCGTAAAGATATTACTATTAAAGAAGACTTAATTGAAGAAGTCGCACGTATTTATGGTTACGATGAAATCCCTTCATCACTACCCGTATTTGGCGAAGTAACAAGTGGAGAATTAACGGATCGTCAACATAAAACACGTACCCTTAAGGAAACGCTTGAGGGTGCTGGGTTAAACCAAGCAATCACATATTCATTAGTTTCTAAAGATCATGCTAAGGACTTCGCACTTCAAGAACGTCCAACAATCAGTTTATTAATGCCTATGAGTGAAGCACATGCTACTTTACGTCAGAGCTTATTACCACATTTAATTGAAGCAACTGCATATAATGTAGCTCGTAAAAATAAAGATGTTAGATTATATGAAATTGGTCGTGTATTCTTTGGCAATGGTGAAGGCGAACTTCCAGATGAAGTTGAATATTTAAGTGGTATTTTAACTGGAGAATATGTTGTTAATGCTTGGCAAGGTAAAAAGGAAGAAATTGACTTCTTTATCGCTAAAGGTGTTGTAGACCGAGTTGCGGAAAAATTAAATTTAGAATTTAGTTATAAAGCTGGAAAAATTGAAGGTTTACATCCAGGACGTACAGCGATTGTATCTTTAGAAGGACAAGACATTGGTTTCATTGGTGAATTACATCCACAAGTTGCAGCAGATAATGATTTAAAACGTACGTATGTGTTTGAATTAAATTATGATGCAATGATGCAAGTAGCGGTTGGATATATTAATTATGAACAAATTCCTAAATTCCCTGGTGTGACTAGAGATATTGCATTAGAAGTTAATCATGATGTACCATCTTCTGAATTAAAACAAATTATTCATAATAATGGTGAAGACATCTTACAAAGTACATTAGTATTCGATGTTTATGAAGGTGAACATTTAGAAAAAGGCAAAAAATCAGTAGCAATCCGATTAAATTATTTAGATACAGAAGACACTTTAACTGATGAACGCGTATCTAAAATTCATGATAAGATTTTGGAAGCATTACAAGCTCAAGGTGCTACAATTAGATAA
- a CDS encoding DUF7147 family protein, whose amino-acid sequence MKQSFIVLGEGLTDLFEFNTLIEYNHLRINKIVYFHTPQSSKQLSSVAMIMNPTSGNHFQAMYIMLDALKYPFPNSNKKFELINNQANQYNVPIFGIDVQPPEAFHTLDQYFKYLISVLRLQNWIPPMQ is encoded by the coding sequence ATGAAACAGTCATTTATCGTATTGGGAGAAGGATTAACAGATTTATTTGAATTTAATACCTTAATAGAATACAACCATCTCCGAATAAATAAAATTGTATACTTTCATACACCACAATCTTCAAAACAACTTTCATCTGTTGCAATGATTATGAATCCAACTTCAGGTAATCATTTCCAAGCTATGTACATCATGCTTGATGCGCTTAAATATCCATTTCCTAACAGTAATAAAAAATTTGAACTCATTAATAATCAAGCAAATCAATATAATGTACCTATATTCGGAATAGATGTACAACCACCAGAAGCATTCCACACGTTAGACCAATACTTCAAGTATTTGATAAGTGTATTACGACTTCAAAATTGGATTCCACCTATGCAATAA
- the rsmD gene encoding 16S rRNA (guanine(966)-N(2))-methyltransferase RsmD — protein MRVIAGKHKSKALESLEGRNTRPTMDKVKEGIFNSLQEVHGLGLDLFAGSGALGIEALSRGMEKVIFVDQNFKAVKVIQANLKQLDLRDQSEVYKNNADRALKALNKREIQFDYIFLDPPYNKGLIDKALEQIAEFNLLKENGIIICEFSNHEQINTNGFKVIKQYHYGLTDTLLLEKGEQNG, from the coding sequence ATGAGAGTTATTGCTGGAAAACATAAAAGTAAAGCCTTAGAAAGCTTAGAAGGTCGTAATACACGTCCAACTATGGATAAAGTGAAAGAAGGTATATTTAATAGCTTACAAGAAGTACATGGATTAGGTTTAGATTTATTCGCTGGAAGTGGCGCATTAGGTATAGAAGCATTATCACGTGGTATGGAAAAAGTGATTTTTGTAGACCAAAATTTTAAAGCTGTTAAAGTTATTCAGGCTAATTTAAAACAATTAGATTTACGTGATCAATCTGAAGTTTATAAAAATAACGCTGATCGTGCATTGAAAGCTCTAAATAAGAGAGAGATTCAATTTGACTATATTTTTCTTGACCCTCCATATAATAAAGGTTTGATTGATAAAGCTTTAGAGCAAATTGCAGAGTTTAATTTATTGAAAGAAAATGGTATCATCATTTGTGAGTTTAGCAATCATGAGCAAATCAACACAAATGGATTTAAAGTGATTAAACAATATCACTATGGTCTTACTGATACTTTGTTACTAGAAAAAGGAGAGCAAAATGGCTAA
- a CDS encoding CAP-associated domain-containing protein, giving the protein MAKLIIKVLGVIFLVLFLIYLFYSPRLKFDVLENPNKTVSTNHSEQAPKTHNTSENPSPKEGVGTWIGKDIDDLTDKYGQASRTYPFKGHYMNYVFKKDEQYYIVSTKENKIKSVYATGNNANVAPLKINESASHIFENTSINPDPSIKVNGQSYNFELSDEDIKTQTLIKYGNVYAQVYVDQQSNQIMGIRFLDKEALAFLKPYPLANESDDNYNEEDFDKAKKDNLPYEQNPNQLMTLYEITNEMRKLKNIKPLKVNSDIAHIASVNLYEATGSNDVEFTEDALKSQLSNENISFISTSQNVGYDFDDVPTLIHSWMNSDMHRSRMLNTKYEEMGGEVMKDYYSLIFLEK; this is encoded by the coding sequence ATGGCAAAATTAATAATTAAGGTTTTAGGTGTAATATTTTTAGTATTATTTCTTATATATTTATTTTACTCACCAAGACTTAAATTTGATGTATTAGAAAATCCAAATAAAACTGTTTCAACTAATCATTCAGAACAAGCGCCTAAGACTCATAACACCAGTGAAAATCCATCACCAAAAGAGGGCGTAGGTACTTGGATTGGTAAAGATATAGATGATTTAACTGATAAATACGGTCAAGCAAGTCGTACATATCCATTTAAAGGGCACTATATGAATTACGTATTTAAAAAAGATGAACAATATTATATTGTTTCAACTAAAGAGAATAAAATAAAATCAGTTTATGCAACGGGAAACAATGCTAATGTTGCACCTTTAAAAATTAATGAGAGTGCATCACATATTTTTGAAAATACAAGTATTAACCCGGATCCTTCTATTAAAGTGAATGGTCAAAGTTATAATTTCGAATTATCTGATGAAGATATAAAAACGCAAACATTGATTAAATATGGAAATGTTTATGCACAGGTTTATGTGGATCAGCAATCGAATCAAATTATGGGTATTCGCTTTCTTGATAAAGAGGCACTAGCATTTCTTAAGCCATATCCTTTAGCTAATGAATCTGATGATAACTATAATGAAGAAGATTTTGATAAAGCTAAGAAAGATAATCTTCCTTATGAACAAAATCCTAATCAATTAATGACGCTATATGAAATTACGAATGAGATGAGAAAGTTAAAAAATATTAAACCACTAAAAGTCAATTCAGATATAGCTCACATTGCATCAGTAAACTTATATGAAGCAACAGGTTCTAATGATGTTGAATTTACTGAGGATGCTTTGAAAAGCCAATTAAGTAATGAAAACATTTCATTTATTTCTACAAGCCAAAATGTCGGATATGATTTTGATGATGTGCCGACACTAATTCATAGTTGGATGAATTCTGATATGCACCGTTCTAGAATGTTGAATACTAAGTATGAGGAAATGGGTGGAGAAGTTATGAAAGACTATTATTCACTTATTTTCTTGGAAAAATAA
- a CDS encoding glycerophosphodiester phosphodiesterase, whose amino-acid sequence MTIKKRWVLNLSLASVSFLGSLFFINKSSKADQTKEIPKLFNGKAPYIFAHRGGMAVRPEQTQLAFDNAVANNLDGFETDVRLTKDEKLIVFHDATVDRTTNGSGKVSDHRVSELKRLDAGYHFKDINGQFPYRGHQKAKILTFDELLKMYPNMYINVDLKDAPDSYEGTVAPTKMYEDIINNQAQDRVLVTSFYKEQNVRFREISKGQVAIGASQKEVAEGFIKFNLGLGNKYQPIADTFQMPTQFKGIPLTSKRFIQWLNLLNIVPGFYGINSTDLMTDLYHKGVHTLVTDRPDLGKQFKSSLNIEK is encoded by the coding sequence ATGACGATCAAAAAACGATGGGTTCTTAATTTAAGTTTAGCGAGCGTTAGTTTTTTGGGTAGCTTATTTTTTATAAATAAAAGTAGTAAAGCAGATCAAACTAAAGAAATCCCTAAACTCTTTAATGGTAAGGCACCATACATTTTTGCACATAGAGGCGGCATGGCAGTGAGACCTGAGCAAACACAATTGGCATTCGATAACGCCGTCGCTAACAACTTAGATGGTTTTGAAACGGATGTTCGACTTACTAAAGATGAAAAACTAATTGTATTTCACGACGCCACTGTAGATCGTACTACAAATGGTTCAGGCAAAGTAAGTGATCATAGAGTTTCAGAATTAAAGCGTTTAGATGCTGGTTATCACTTTAAAGATATTAATGGCCAATTTCCATATCGTGGTCATCAAAAAGCAAAAATTTTAACTTTTGATGAGCTTTTAAAAATGTATCCTAATATGTATATTAATGTTGATTTAAAAGATGCACCAGATAGTTATGAAGGAACAGTTGCGCCAACAAAAATGTATGAAGATATTATTAATAATCAGGCACAAGATCGCGTACTTGTAACTAGCTTTTACAAAGAACAAAATGTTCGCTTTAGAGAAATAAGTAAAGGACAAGTTGCTATTGGAGCAAGCCAAAAAGAAGTTGCTGAAGGGTTTATCAAATTTAATTTAGGATTAGGGAATAAGTATCAACCTATTGCTGATACATTTCAAATGCCGACCCAATTCAAAGGTATTCCATTAACCTCTAAACGTTTTATTCAATGGTTAAACTTATTAAATATAGTGCCTGGATTTTACGGAATTAATAGCACTGACTTGATGACTGATTTATATCATAAAGGTGTTCATACATTAGTAACAGATCGCCCAGATTTGGGTAAACAATTCAAATCAAGTCTCAATATTGAGAAATAA
- a CDS encoding nucleotidyltransferase, whose product MKSVGLITEYNPFHNGHLYHAQQSKLQSDAEISIAIMSGNFVMRGEPAIYNKFLRTKMALSGVDLVVELPAIASLSSSDYFATFAIKVAHYLDIDTIAFGSEINDISRLENVASNINSLEQSSYFQDLIKQGNSYAKIVHDLIDDQQVLRSPNNILGVAYIKAISNIAPTIKRIAIQRQSTAHHDQEIKHDNFASGSAIRHALLNKENTWKDVVPADIKHLYETPHLLKKQTFNFIKYNILSRSSEELSHIYTMSEGFEHRLKSNIQNAQDFDTYMSLIKTKRFTYTHIQRVLMQILLNINKSDFDDEIRGVRILGMNQRGQQYLKYLKKQFPNRLYVTNINKESASLLKNEIKATHIYNLISGQRANDFNTPVIINKKN is encoded by the coding sequence ATGAAAAGTGTTGGACTAATCACAGAATATAATCCATTTCATAATGGCCATTTATATCACGCTCAACAATCTAAGTTACAGTCCGACGCGGAGATAAGTATTGCAATTATGAGTGGCAATTTCGTCATGCGTGGCGAGCCAGCAATTTATAATAAATTCCTGAGAACGAAGATGGCTTTGTCAGGTGTTGATTTAGTTGTTGAACTTCCAGCGATTGCTAGTCTGTCATCGAGTGATTATTTTGCAACTTTTGCAATTAAAGTAGCTCACTATTTAGATATTGATACTATTGCATTTGGTAGTGAAATCAATGACATTTCACGCCTTGAGAACGTAGCATCTAATATTAATTCGCTTGAACAATCGTCATATTTTCAAGACTTAATTAAACAAGGGAACAGTTACGCCAAAATTGTACATGACCTAATTGATGATCAACAAGTGTTACGCTCTCCTAACAATATATTAGGTGTAGCATACATAAAAGCCATTAGTAATATAGCTCCAACTATAAAAAGAATCGCTATTCAACGTCAATCTACCGCACATCACGATCAAGAGATTAAACATGACAATTTCGCAAGTGGCTCAGCTATTAGACACGCTTTATTAAATAAAGAAAACACCTGGAAAGATGTCGTACCAGCAGATATAAAACATTTATATGAAACGCCTCACCTCTTGAAGAAGCAAACGTTCAATTTTATTAAATATAATATTTTAAGTCGTTCCTCTGAAGAATTATCACACATTTATACCATGTCTGAGGGCTTTGAACATCGTCTCAAATCAAACATTCAAAATGCGCAAGATTTTGACACGTATATGTCTTTAATTAAAACTAAACGTTTCACATACACGCATATACAGCGCGTTCTGATGCAAATATTACTAAACATTAATAAAAGTGATTTTGATGATGAAATTCGAGGAGTGCGAATTCTAGGCATGAATCAAAGAGGGCAACAGTATTTAAAGTACCTAAAAAAACAATTCCCTAATCGCTTGTATGTAACAAATATTAACAAGGAAAGTGCCTCTTTATTAAAAAATGAAATTAAAGCAACTCATATTTATAATTTAATATCTGGTCAAAGGGCTAATGATTTTAATACACCTGTGATAATTAATAAAAAGAACTAG
- a CDS encoding DUF2129 domain-containing protein, whose amino-acid sequence MELIPRVSLIVYLKHIKHERQIRKYGHIIYTNKQRKYVVLYVNENDADAIVHKLMKLKYVVDIDGSPYKYLKKTYEKEKHEIL is encoded by the coding sequence ATGGAATTAATTCCTAGAGTGAGTTTGATTGTCTATTTAAAACATATTAAGCATGAGCGTCAAATTAGAAAGTATGGGCATATTATTTATACGAATAAGCAACGTAAATATGTTGTATTATACGTTAATGAGAATGACGCAGATGCTATTGTTCATAAATTAATGAAACTAAAATACGTTGTGGATATAGACGGATCACCTTATAAATATTTGAAAAAAACTTATGAAAAAGAAAAACATGAAATTCTATAA
- the rpmF gene encoding 50S ribosomal protein L32, which translates to MAVPKRRTSKTRKNKRRTHFKISVPGMTECPSCGEYKLSHRVCKNCGSYNGEEVVSK; encoded by the coding sequence ATGGCAGTACCAAAAAGAAGAACGTCTAAAACTAGAAAAAACAAACGTCGTACTCACTTCAAAATTTCAGTACCTGGTATGACTGAATGCCCAAGTTGTGGAGAATACAAATTATCTCACCGCGTATGTAAAAACTGTGGTTCTTACAACGGTGAAGAAGTCGTTTCTAAATAA
- the coaD gene encoding pantetheine-phosphate adenylyltransferase — protein sequence MAKTKAVIPGSFDPITYGHIDIIERSAGRFDELHICVLKNSNKTGTFNIDERMALIEESVKHLSNVEVHNYNGLLVDFCDKIGAQTIIRGLRAVSDFEYELRLTSMNKKLNSNVETMYMMTSTNYSFISSSVVKEVAQYKADISDFVPPNVEKALKEKFKK from the coding sequence ATGGCTAAAACGAAGGCGGTCATTCCTGGTAGTTTTGATCCTATTACATATGGACACATCGATATCATCGAAAGAAGTGCAGGGCGCTTTGATGAATTACATATTTGTGTGCTAAAGAATAGTAATAAAACTGGGACGTTTAATATTGACGAGCGAATGGCATTAATTGAAGAATCTGTAAAACATTTATCAAATGTTGAAGTACATAATTATAATGGTTTGTTAGTAGATTTTTGTGATAAAATTGGTGCTCAAACAATCATTAGAGGCTTGAGAGCAGTCAGTGATTTTGAGTATGAATTGAGACTAACATCAATGAATAAAAAACTAAATAGTAATGTAGAAACGATGTATATGATGACTAGTACAAACTATTCTTTTATTAGTTCGAGCGTCGTAAAAGAAGTGGCGCAATATAAAGCTGATATATCAGATTTTGTACCTCCAAATGTTGAGAAAGCATTAAAAGAAAAATTTAAAAAGTAA
- a CDS encoding YlbF family regulator codes for MYTEETMSILDDIEGLSDMIVQSELYHDFRAAQEMLNNDDEAHLMYQAFLKSKVAYDEVMRFGKYHPDYQKVMLETRRRKRAYEMLPVVMDYKSKEVALQNLIDEVVSKIAFSVSKNVKIEAGNPFFKTGHDGCATGGTCNCSLS; via the coding sequence TTGTATACAGAAGAAACAATGTCAATTCTTGATGATATAGAAGGACTATCGGATATGATTGTTCAATCTGAACTTTATCATGATTTTCGTGCAGCACAAGAGATGCTAAACAATGATGATGAAGCACATCTTATGTATCAGGCTTTTTTGAAATCTAAAGTTGCTTATGATGAAGTTATGCGTTTTGGGAAATATCATCCTGATTATCAAAAGGTTATGTTAGAAACAAGAAGACGTAAAAGAGCTTATGAAATGTTACCAGTCGTCATGGATTACAAATCTAAAGAGGTAGCGCTACAAAATTTAATTGATGAAGTAGTAAGTAAAATAGCATTTTCAGTTTCGAAAAATGTGAAAATTGAAGCGGGAAATCCATTCTTCAAAACAGGTCATGATGGATGTGCGACAGGTGGCACTTGTAATTGTAGTTTGTCATAA